In the Oncorhynchus nerka isolate Pitt River linkage group LG2, Oner_Uvic_2.0, whole genome shotgun sequence genome, one interval contains:
- the LOC115135858 gene encoding tubby-related protein 1-like isoform X1: protein MIPTPLLRTLMPLRKETLRDVWTDDRSQESQDMSTPHKPKKKAESANPATNGADAKPKKSKNKKSEELSGEENPAVQSGKKVKKKKPDGEKTEKEKVKGKEKDEPKKKTKSVPKKKKGSDTEEDDDEEETPQKKAKKKTTKEGSDKDGMEKKSKAKDDKEYDKKTKKDTKKKEPASLFCVNGDKDKSDSKCKKKAAKSDSDDSEPETKSSKSKSKKKENANPASMFAAGGDKDKDKGKDKNKDKKKKKAKASESDDSDSEAEKGTKKKKRKGKKKKEERPPSPDIEFDSLEEFVLQPAQQGVTVKCKMTRDKRGMDKGLYPTYYLHLDNEKKVFLLAGRKRKKSTTSNYLISIDPTDLSRGGENFIGKLRSNMMGTKFTVFDNALHPDRALPDMSNARQELAAIIYETNVLGIKGPRRLTVIIPGMGKDSERVPIRPRSDNNGLLMKFQNRKMDNLIELHNKTPTWNDDTASHVLNFNGRVTQASIKNFQIIHSKDEAYIVMQFGRVADDAFTLDYSYPMCAVQAFAIALSSFDGKITCE, encoded by the exons ATGATTCCTACCCCTCTCCTCAGGACACTCATGCCTCTCCGGAAGGAAACCCTCAGAGACGTCTGGACAGACGACCG GTCTCAAGAAAGTCAAGATATGTCCACTCCACATAAG CCAAAGAAGAAGGCAGAGTCAGCCAACCCAGCCACCAATGGTGCCGATGCCAAGCCCAAAAAGAGCAAGAACAAGAAGAGCGAAGAGCTGTCTGGAGAAGAGAATCCTGCTGTTCAAA GTGGGAAAAAGGTCAAGAAAAAGAAACCAGACGGAGaaaaaacagaaaaggaaaaagtgaaagggaaagagaaagacGAGCCAAAGAAGAAAACAAAAAGTGTGCCAAAGAAAAAGAAAG GTTCAGATACAGAAGAAGATGATGATGAGGAAGAGACTCCACAAAAGAAGGCAAAGAAAAAGACCACAAAAGAAGGTTCTGACAAAGATGGCATGGAGAAGAAATCCAAAGCGAAAG ATGACAAAGAGTATGACAAAAAAACGAAGAAAGACACCAAGAAAAAGGAACCGGCTTCTCTGTTCTGTGTAAATGGGGATAAGGATAAGTCAGACTCCAAGTGCAAGAAGAAAG CAGCCAAATCTGATAGTGATGACAGTGAACCAGAAACCAAGTCCAGCAAGTCAAAATCAAAAAAGAAGGAGAACGCCAACCCGGCATCCATGTTCGCAGCAGGGGGAGACAAGGACAAGGACAAGGGTAAAGACAAGAACAAAgacaagaagaaaaagaaag CCAAAGCATCAGAGAGTGACGATTCTGACTCCGAGGCAGAAAAAGGGAcaaaaaagaaaaagagaaaagggaagaagaagaag gaggagaggcctccaTCCCCGGACATTGAGTTTGACAGCCTGGAGGAGTTTGTCCTGCAGCCAGCCCAGCAGGGGGTGACGGTCAAATGCAAGATGACCCGGGACAAGAGGGGCATGGACAAAGGCTTGTACCCCACATATTATCTCCACCTCGACAATGAAAAGAAG GTCTTTCTACTGGCTGGGAGAAAACGAAAGAAAAGCACAACCTCCAATTACCTTATCTCCATTGACCCAACAGACTTGTCTAGGGGTGGAGAAAATTTCATTGGAAAGTTGAG GTCCAATATGATGGGCACTAAGTTCACAGTGTTTGACAATGCTCTGCATCCAGACAGAGCTCTACCAGACATGTCCAATGCTCGCCAAGAACTAGCAGCCATCATTTAT GAAACTAATGTCTTGGGAATAAAGGGCCCCAGAAGGTTGACCGTCATCATCCCAGGAATGGGCAAGGACAGTGAACGGGTACCCATCCGACCTCGCAGC GACAACAACGGTTTACTGATGAAGTTCCAGAACAGAAAGATGGACAATCTGATCGAACTCCACAACAAGACCCCCACGTGGAACGACGACACGGCGTCACATGTGCTGAACTTCAACGGCAGGGTCACACAGGCCTCCATCAAGAACTTTCAGATCATCCACAGCAAAGATG AGGCCTATATTGTGATGCAGTTTGGACGAGTAGCAGATGATGCTTTCACTCTGGACTATAGCTACCCCATGTGTGCGGTGCAGGCCTTTGCCATCGCTCTATCCAGCTTTGATGGCAAAATAACCTGCGAATAA
- the LOC115135858 gene encoding tubby-related protein 1-like isoform X2 → MPLRKETLRDVWTDDRSQESQDMSTPHKPKKKAESANPATNGADAKPKKSKNKKSEELSGEENPAVQSGKKVKKKKPDGEKTEKEKVKGKEKDEPKKKTKSVPKKKKGSDTEEDDDEEETPQKKAKKKTTKEGSDKDGMEKKSKAKDDKEYDKKTKKDTKKKEPASLFCVNGDKDKSDSKCKKKAAKSDSDDSEPETKSSKSKSKKKENANPASMFAAGGDKDKDKGKDKNKDKKKKKAKASESDDSDSEAEKGTKKKKRKGKKKKEERPPSPDIEFDSLEEFVLQPAQQGVTVKCKMTRDKRGMDKGLYPTYYLHLDNEKKVFLLAGRKRKKSTTSNYLISIDPTDLSRGGENFIGKLRSNMMGTKFTVFDNALHPDRALPDMSNARQELAAIIYETNVLGIKGPRRLTVIIPGMGKDSERVPIRPRSDNNGLLMKFQNRKMDNLIELHNKTPTWNDDTASHVLNFNGRVTQASIKNFQIIHSKDEAYIVMQFGRVADDAFTLDYSYPMCAVQAFAIALSSFDGKITCE, encoded by the exons ATGCCTCTCCGGAAGGAAACCCTCAGAGACGTCTGGACAGACGACCG GTCTCAAGAAAGTCAAGATATGTCCACTCCACATAAG CCAAAGAAGAAGGCAGAGTCAGCCAACCCAGCCACCAATGGTGCCGATGCCAAGCCCAAAAAGAGCAAGAACAAGAAGAGCGAAGAGCTGTCTGGAGAAGAGAATCCTGCTGTTCAAA GTGGGAAAAAGGTCAAGAAAAAGAAACCAGACGGAGaaaaaacagaaaaggaaaaagtgaaagggaaagagaaagacGAGCCAAAGAAGAAAACAAAAAGTGTGCCAAAGAAAAAGAAAG GTTCAGATACAGAAGAAGATGATGATGAGGAAGAGACTCCACAAAAGAAGGCAAAGAAAAAGACCACAAAAGAAGGTTCTGACAAAGATGGCATGGAGAAGAAATCCAAAGCGAAAG ATGACAAAGAGTATGACAAAAAAACGAAGAAAGACACCAAGAAAAAGGAACCGGCTTCTCTGTTCTGTGTAAATGGGGATAAGGATAAGTCAGACTCCAAGTGCAAGAAGAAAG CAGCCAAATCTGATAGTGATGACAGTGAACCAGAAACCAAGTCCAGCAAGTCAAAATCAAAAAAGAAGGAGAACGCCAACCCGGCATCCATGTTCGCAGCAGGGGGAGACAAGGACAAGGACAAGGGTAAAGACAAGAACAAAgacaagaagaaaaagaaag CCAAAGCATCAGAGAGTGACGATTCTGACTCCGAGGCAGAAAAAGGGAcaaaaaagaaaaagagaaaagggaagaagaagaag gaggagaggcctccaTCCCCGGACATTGAGTTTGACAGCCTGGAGGAGTTTGTCCTGCAGCCAGCCCAGCAGGGGGTGACGGTCAAATGCAAGATGACCCGGGACAAGAGGGGCATGGACAAAGGCTTGTACCCCACATATTATCTCCACCTCGACAATGAAAAGAAG GTCTTTCTACTGGCTGGGAGAAAACGAAAGAAAAGCACAACCTCCAATTACCTTATCTCCATTGACCCAACAGACTTGTCTAGGGGTGGAGAAAATTTCATTGGAAAGTTGAG GTCCAATATGATGGGCACTAAGTTCACAGTGTTTGACAATGCTCTGCATCCAGACAGAGCTCTACCAGACATGTCCAATGCTCGCCAAGAACTAGCAGCCATCATTTAT GAAACTAATGTCTTGGGAATAAAGGGCCCCAGAAGGTTGACCGTCATCATCCCAGGAATGGGCAAGGACAGTGAACGGGTACCCATCCGACCTCGCAGC GACAACAACGGTTTACTGATGAAGTTCCAGAACAGAAAGATGGACAATCTGATCGAACTCCACAACAAGACCCCCACGTGGAACGACGACACGGCGTCACATGTGCTGAACTTCAACGGCAGGGTCACACAGGCCTCCATCAAGAACTTTCAGATCATCCACAGCAAAGATG AGGCCTATATTGTGATGCAGTTTGGACGAGTAGCAGATGATGCTTTCACTCTGGACTATAGCTACCCCATGTGTGCGGTGCAGGCCTTTGCCATCGCTCTATCCAGCTTTGATGGCAAAATAACCTGCGAATAA
- the LOC115135858 gene encoding tubby-related protein 1-like isoform X3 — MSAEKPKKKAESANPATNGADAKPKKSKNKKSEELSGEENPAVQSGKKVKKKKPDGEKTEKEKVKGKEKDEPKKKTKSVPKKKKGSDTEEDDDEEETPQKKAKKKTTKEGSDKDGMEKKSKAKDDKEYDKKTKKDTKKKEPASLFCVNGDKDKSDSKCKKKAAKSDSDDSEPETKSSKSKSKKKENANPASMFAAGGDKDKDKGKDKNKDKKKKKAKASESDDSDSEAEKGTKKKKRKGKKKKEERPPSPDIEFDSLEEFVLQPAQQGVTVKCKMTRDKRGMDKGLYPTYYLHLDNEKKVFLLAGRKRKKSTTSNYLISIDPTDLSRGGENFIGKLRSNMMGTKFTVFDNALHPDRALPDMSNARQELAAIIYETNVLGIKGPRRLTVIIPGMGKDSERVPIRPRSDNNGLLMKFQNRKMDNLIELHNKTPTWNDDTASHVLNFNGRVTQASIKNFQIIHSKDEAYIVMQFGRVADDAFTLDYSYPMCAVQAFAIALSSFDGKITCE; from the exons ATGTCTGCAGAGAAG CCAAAGAAGAAGGCAGAGTCAGCCAACCCAGCCACCAATGGTGCCGATGCCAAGCCCAAAAAGAGCAAGAACAAGAAGAGCGAAGAGCTGTCTGGAGAAGAGAATCCTGCTGTTCAAA GTGGGAAAAAGGTCAAGAAAAAGAAACCAGACGGAGaaaaaacagaaaaggaaaaagtgaaagggaaagagaaagacGAGCCAAAGAAGAAAACAAAAAGTGTGCCAAAGAAAAAGAAAG GTTCAGATACAGAAGAAGATGATGATGAGGAAGAGACTCCACAAAAGAAGGCAAAGAAAAAGACCACAAAAGAAGGTTCTGACAAAGATGGCATGGAGAAGAAATCCAAAGCGAAAG ATGACAAAGAGTATGACAAAAAAACGAAGAAAGACACCAAGAAAAAGGAACCGGCTTCTCTGTTCTGTGTAAATGGGGATAAGGATAAGTCAGACTCCAAGTGCAAGAAGAAAG CAGCCAAATCTGATAGTGATGACAGTGAACCAGAAACCAAGTCCAGCAAGTCAAAATCAAAAAAGAAGGAGAACGCCAACCCGGCATCCATGTTCGCAGCAGGGGGAGACAAGGACAAGGACAAGGGTAAAGACAAGAACAAAgacaagaagaaaaagaaag CCAAAGCATCAGAGAGTGACGATTCTGACTCCGAGGCAGAAAAAGGGAcaaaaaagaaaaagagaaaagggaagaagaagaag gaggagaggcctccaTCCCCGGACATTGAGTTTGACAGCCTGGAGGAGTTTGTCCTGCAGCCAGCCCAGCAGGGGGTGACGGTCAAATGCAAGATGACCCGGGACAAGAGGGGCATGGACAAAGGCTTGTACCCCACATATTATCTCCACCTCGACAATGAAAAGAAG GTCTTTCTACTGGCTGGGAGAAAACGAAAGAAAAGCACAACCTCCAATTACCTTATCTCCATTGACCCAACAGACTTGTCTAGGGGTGGAGAAAATTTCATTGGAAAGTTGAG GTCCAATATGATGGGCACTAAGTTCACAGTGTTTGACAATGCTCTGCATCCAGACAGAGCTCTACCAGACATGTCCAATGCTCGCCAAGAACTAGCAGCCATCATTTAT GAAACTAATGTCTTGGGAATAAAGGGCCCCAGAAGGTTGACCGTCATCATCCCAGGAATGGGCAAGGACAGTGAACGGGTACCCATCCGACCTCGCAGC GACAACAACGGTTTACTGATGAAGTTCCAGAACAGAAAGATGGACAATCTGATCGAACTCCACAACAAGACCCCCACGTGGAACGACGACACGGCGTCACATGTGCTGAACTTCAACGGCAGGGTCACACAGGCCTCCATCAAGAACTTTCAGATCATCCACAGCAAAGATG AGGCCTATATTGTGATGCAGTTTGGACGAGTAGCAGATGATGCTTTCACTCTGGACTATAGCTACCCCATGTGTGCGGTGCAGGCCTTTGCCATCGCTCTATCCAGCTTTGATGGCAAAATAACCTGCGAATAA